A single genomic interval of Caballeronia sp. NK8 harbors:
- a CDS encoding CoA-acylating methylmalonate-semialdehyde dehydrogenase: MQAFNDTADVVHYIHGERTHGSATRTQPVFNPATGERPRKLVLGEAADVDAAVASAKAAFPAWRDMPPIRRARVMLKFLELMNKHRDELAAIITAEHGKVFSDAQGEVSRGIDVIEFACGIPQLLKGDYTEQVSTGIDNWTMRQPLGVVAGITPFNFPCMVPCWMFPVAIAAGNAFILKPSERDPSASLFMADLLKQAGLPDGIFNVVQGDKVVVDALLTHPQVRAISFVGSTPIANYIYETGAKHGKRVQALGGAKNHMVVMPDADIDQAVDALIGAGYGSAGERCMAISVAVLVGDVADKIVPRLAERAKQLKISNGMEADAEMGPIVTRAALERIEGYIAMGVDEGATLVVDGRGYKVPGHEDGFFTGGTLFDHVTPDMRIYKEEIFGPVLACVRAKDFSEAVELVNEHEFGNGVACYTRDGHIAREFGRRIEVGMVGINVPIPVPMAWHGFGGWKRSLFGDMHAYGEEGVRFYTKQKSIMQRWPESTEKGAEFAMPTAK; the protein is encoded by the coding sequence ATGCAAGCGTTCAACGATACCGCCGACGTGGTCCATTACATTCACGGCGAGCGCACACATGGCTCGGCCACGCGCACGCAGCCGGTGTTCAATCCCGCCACGGGCGAGCGTCCGCGCAAGCTCGTGCTGGGCGAAGCCGCCGATGTCGACGCAGCCGTTGCGAGCGCGAAAGCCGCGTTCCCGGCGTGGCGCGACATGCCGCCGATCCGCCGCGCGCGCGTCATGCTCAAGTTTCTCGAACTGATGAACAAGCATCGCGACGAACTCGCCGCGATCATCACGGCGGAACACGGCAAGGTGTTTTCGGACGCGCAGGGCGAAGTGTCACGCGGCATCGACGTGATCGAATTCGCGTGCGGCATTCCGCAACTGCTGAAGGGCGATTACACCGAGCAGGTCTCGACCGGCATCGACAACTGGACGATGCGCCAGCCGCTCGGCGTCGTCGCGGGCATCACGCCGTTCAACTTCCCGTGCATGGTGCCGTGCTGGATGTTCCCCGTCGCGATCGCGGCGGGCAACGCGTTCATCCTGAAGCCGAGCGAGCGCGATCCCTCCGCGTCGCTGTTCATGGCCGATCTGCTCAAGCAGGCCGGTCTGCCGGACGGCATCTTCAACGTCGTGCAGGGCGACAAGGTCGTCGTCGATGCATTGCTCACGCATCCGCAAGTCAGGGCAATCAGCTTCGTCGGCTCGACGCCGATCGCGAACTACATCTACGAAACCGGCGCGAAGCACGGCAAGCGCGTGCAGGCGCTCGGCGGCGCGAAGAATCACATGGTCGTGATGCCCGATGCGGATATCGATCAGGCCGTCGATGCATTGATCGGCGCGGGTTACGGCTCGGCGGGCGAGCGCTGCATGGCGATCTCGGTCGCGGTGCTGGTGGGCGATGTCGCCGACAAGATCGTGCCGCGTCTTGCCGAGCGCGCGAAGCAGCTCAAGATCAGCAACGGCATGGAAGCCGACGCGGAAATGGGCCCGATCGTCACGCGCGCCGCGCTGGAGCGCATTGAAGGCTACATCGCGATGGGCGTCGACGAAGGCGCGACGCTCGTCGTCGATGGCCGCGGCTACAAGGTGCCGGGCCATGAAGACGGCTTCTTCACGGGCGGCACGCTGTTCGATCACGTCACGCCGGACATGCGTATCTACAAGGAAGAGATCTTCGGTCCGGTGCTCGCGTGCGTGCGCGCGAAGGACTTCAGCGAAGCGGTGGAACTCGTCAACGAACATGAGTTCGGCAACGGCGTCGCCTGCTATACGCGCGATGGCCATATCGCGCGCGAGTTCGGCCGACGTATCGAAGTGGGCATGGTCGGCATCAATGTGCCGATTCCGGTGCCGATGGCATGGCACGGTTTCGGCGGCTGGAAGCGCAGCCTGTTCGGCGACATGCACGCGTATGGCGAGGAAGGCGTGCGCTTCTACACGAAGCAGAAGTCGATCATGCAGCGCTGGCCCGAGAGCACGGAGAAGGGCGCCGAATTCGCGATGCCCACCGCGAAGTAA
- a CDS encoding LysR family transcriptional regulator, whose translation MDEQKIEGLWTHLHWLTVLAEQGSYTAAAARLNVSKAAMSQRIAELERAAGVPLVTRTTRSVRFTEAGRRLVDDTREQYERIASSFLSVKEMAGVARGLIRVTSPMAFSRQQMVPRMAGFLHAHPDVRVQLEASDRLSSIATEGFDLAVRHSAQVPDTHVAWKLCDTHSVIVATRAYLKRRGTPATPTDLATHDCLVYPRPQASSIWSFERKGGRKSSTGPYTLAVNGPFAANNSEVLRDAALDDLGIALLPDFTAQAAVQAGKLVVLLPDWRPVGAFADQLFVVRPYAPHVPRAVALFIGYLREAFAGGFPL comes from the coding sequence ATGGACGAGCAAAAGATCGAAGGTCTCTGGACGCATTTGCACTGGCTCACCGTGCTCGCGGAACAGGGCAGCTATACGGCGGCGGCCGCGCGCCTGAACGTGTCGAAGGCCGCGATGAGCCAGCGTATCGCGGAGCTGGAGCGCGCGGCGGGCGTGCCGCTCGTCACGCGCACGACACGCAGCGTGCGCTTCACGGAAGCGGGGCGCAGGCTCGTCGACGATACGCGCGAGCAGTACGAGCGCATCGCGTCGAGCTTTCTGAGCGTGAAGGAAATGGCGGGCGTCGCGCGCGGCCTGATCCGCGTGACCTCGCCGATGGCGTTTTCGCGGCAACAAATGGTGCCGCGCATGGCGGGATTTCTGCACGCCCATCCGGATGTGCGGGTGCAACTGGAGGCATCGGACCGCCTGAGTTCGATTGCGACCGAAGGCTTCGATCTCGCGGTGCGGCACAGCGCGCAGGTGCCGGATACGCATGTCGCGTGGAAGCTGTGCGATACGCATTCGGTGATCGTCGCGACGCGCGCGTATTTGAAGCGGCGCGGCACGCCCGCGACCCCGACCGATCTCGCCACCCACGACTGCCTCGTCTATCCCCGTCCGCAGGCGTCGAGCATCTGGTCGTTCGAGAGAAAAGGCGGGCGCAAGAGTTCGACCGGGCCTTATACGCTGGCCGTGAACGGGCCTTTTGCGGCGAACAATAGCGAGGTGTTGCGCGATGCCGCGCTCGACGATCTCGGCATTGCGCTATTGCCGGATTTCACCGCGCAGGCAGCGGTGCAGGCGGGAAAGCTCGTCGTGCTGTTGCCGGACTGGCGTCCGGTCGGCGCGTTCGCAGATCAGTTGTTCGTCGTGCGGCCTTATGCGCCGCATGTGCCGCGCGCGGTCGCGCTTTTCATCGGATATTTGCGTGAGGCGTTCGCGGGCGGATTTCCGCTTTAG
- a CDS encoding DUF4148 domain-containing protein, translating to MNKFIGIAAVALAFAAPVASFAQSNQPLTRAEVRQQIVQLEKAGYNPGVISDSKYPADIQAAEARIAAQNGTAQSAFGGVTDGSAQSGARVNAVQSDVFPTFAHH from the coding sequence ATGAACAAGTTCATCGGTATTGCAGCGGTCGCTCTGGCTTTTGCCGCTCCGGTCGCATCGTTCGCGCAATCGAATCAGCCTTTGACCCGCGCTGAAGTTCGCCAACAGATCGTTCAACTCGAAAAGGCCGGCTATAACCCGGGCGTGATCAGCGATTCGAAGTATCCCGCTGACATTCAAGCCGCTGAAGCACGTATCGCAGCGCAAAACGGCACGGCGCAAAGCGCGTTCGGTGGCGTGACGGATGGCTCTGCGCAATCAGGCGCTCGCGTCAATGCGGTTCAAAGCGACGTGTTCCCGACGTTCGCGCATCATTAA